A genomic stretch from Phycisphaerae bacterium includes:
- a CDS encoding protein kinase: MKPTVQNEANLAPDRRVAVVCPECKQGYKVAARLLGRRMVCRHCRTEFRAVEKDSNGAKAAVVAKSEPPSDSGKAVLPGDALPSAGSRSIAIDTSWAGQILGRYKVLSILGQGGMGVVWRGHDDKLKRDVALKILTKTNKDKGSGHIGGLSADLFMQEARAVAKLQHPAVVSIFEVAEDQGQVFLALELMEGGTLKEFVERMGPIPPRQLFDWMVGPVKALALAHKRGIIHRDVKPGNLMFDDHGHLKLMDFGLADVSHEETSAKLRGKAVGSLGWIAPETARGKNTTPLSDIYSMGLVLLYAMRGRPWIHADSRSKLVAMHQNPPAPDFSGIKGLTAKGQEVLRRCLAVEPSERYQSADELVAAIKLCADEDPVMRSRERVSHAGIAICGAVIGVLLGIAAVLYYFLNLNDKLDQMRQPAIQFPDRPASPDAAPAEETKPKSEPAPKPTAAASSEQKFATLEEAKVPWPQVPNLVDPAKVQFVGTKNGAVFHSAASDCGRSVFASNLVIYESAEKAVAAGRRPCPRCKPAPQAHADVVLGNDE; the protein is encoded by the coding sequence GTGAAACCGACGGTCCAAAATGAAGCAAACTTGGCGCCGGATCGGCGCGTGGCCGTCGTCTGCCCGGAGTGTAAGCAGGGCTACAAAGTCGCCGCACGGCTCCTCGGCCGGCGAATGGTTTGTCGACATTGCCGCACTGAATTTCGCGCGGTGGAGAAAGACTCGAACGGCGCCAAAGCGGCGGTCGTTGCCAAAAGTGAGCCGCCGTCGGATTCCGGCAAGGCCGTGCTGCCCGGCGACGCGCTGCCGTCGGCCGGTTCGCGGTCGATCGCGATCGATACAAGCTGGGCGGGCCAGATTCTCGGTCGCTACAAGGTGCTTTCCATCCTGGGCCAGGGCGGCATGGGCGTCGTCTGGCGCGGCCACGACGATAAGCTCAAGCGCGATGTCGCGCTGAAAATCCTGACGAAGACCAATAAGGATAAGGGCAGCGGCCACATCGGCGGCCTCTCCGCCGATCTGTTCATGCAGGAAGCGCGGGCCGTCGCCAAGCTGCAACACCCCGCCGTCGTCTCGATCTTCGAAGTCGCCGAGGACCAGGGACAGGTCTTCCTCGCCCTGGAATTGATGGAAGGCGGCACGCTCAAGGAATTCGTCGAGCGGATGGGCCCGATCCCGCCGCGGCAACTCTTCGACTGGATGGTCGGCCCGGTCAAGGCGCTGGCCCTGGCGCACAAGCGCGGGATCATCCACCGCGACGTCAAACCCGGCAATCTCATGTTTGACGATCATGGGCACCTCAAGCTGATGGACTTCGGCCTCGCGGACGTGAGCCACGAGGAGACGAGCGCCAAGCTTCGCGGCAAGGCGGTCGGTTCCCTGGGCTGGATCGCGCCGGAGACCGCCCGCGGCAAGAACACAACCCCGCTCAGCGATATCTACTCGATGGGGCTGGTACTTTTGTACGCGATGCGCGGCCGGCCGTGGATTCACGCCGATTCCCGCTCCAAGCTCGTCGCCATGCACCAGAATCCGCCGGCGCCGGATTTTTCAGGGATCAAGGGGCTGACCGCCAAAGGGCAGGAGGTCCTGCGGCGCTGCCTCGCTGTCGAGCCGTCGGAGCGCTACCAAAGCGCCGACGAACTCGTCGCCGCCATCAAGCTGTGCGCCGACGAAGACCCCGTCATGCGTTCGCGCGAGCGCGTCAGCCATGCAGGCATTGCGATTTGCGGCGCGGTCATCGGCGTCCTGCTGGGCATCGCCGCCGTGCTCTACTACTTCCTCAACCTCAACGACAAGCTGGATCAGATGCGCCAACCGGCGATTCAGTTCCCGGATCGGCCGGCCTCTCCCGATGCGGCGCCCGCCGAGGAAACCAAACCCAAGTCCGAACCGGCGCCCAAGCCGACCGCCGCCGCGTCGTCCGAGCAGAAGTTCGCGACCCTGGAAGAGGCGAAGGTCCCGTGGCCTCAGGTGCCGAACCTGGTGGATCCCGCCAAGGTTCAGTTCGTGGGAACGAAGAACGGCGCGGTCTTCCATTCCGCCGCCAGCGATTGCGGACGCAGCGTCTTCGCCTCCAATCTCGTGATCTACGAATCGGCGGAGAAAGCCGTCGCGGCGGGGCGGCGACCCTGCCCGCGCTGCAAGCCTGCACCGCAGGCGCACGCCGACGTGGTACTCGGGAACGACGAATAG
- a CDS encoding sigma-70 family RNA polymerase sigma factor — MKTFRHPEINQLAHELALSPARHRLRQIAGIARAIELVDPERDYPYSFICFTITGYRPRRRSEDAVLSGEPLRADLVELMSQLTAACPIPIEAADGPLYDVEALAQRFNVSTKTISRWKLRGLAGAWYASADEKPRLAFTGRMVQQFVARHLDFVRRGSAFAVMGDEERRRIIERARVLIASNRPSLHALTLHLAKETGRAAETVRLTIRRFDRDHPDQALFDCSEQPRAVDEAALVRAAFVAGASIPTLAARFAKRESEIRRLLDRARAAELAATPIAYVHNETFDARHAEKQILNGPAPLAADGRSATDAMLARTPGEMPVYLQELYRTPLLSREEEVDLFRRMNFLLHQAELLRRKIAAAPEAASATDIHAVEVKLEAANGLKGRIVQANLRLVVSIAKRHVFGHPAINLFELISDGNLSLFRAVEKFDYARGFRFSTYATWAITRGFARSVPDEISHADRFQTGCEEVLATTGECDEEAAPAVECLRLALADGFKTLEPRERVILQRHFGLEGPPDGQTLDEIGQELGLSKERVRQLEVRALAKLRGAMGPRAVELLAG; from the coding sequence GTGAAGACGTTCCGGCATCCTGAGATCAATCAGCTCGCCCACGAGCTGGCCCTCTCACCGGCTCGCCATCGGCTGCGGCAGATTGCCGGCATCGCCCGGGCGATCGAACTGGTCGATCCGGAGCGCGACTACCCGTACTCCTTCATCTGCTTCACGATCACCGGTTACCGACCGCGGCGCCGGTCGGAGGATGCCGTCCTCTCCGGCGAGCCCCTGCGGGCCGACCTTGTTGAATTGATGAGCCAGTTGACGGCCGCGTGCCCGATTCCGATCGAGGCGGCGGACGGCCCGCTGTACGACGTCGAGGCGCTCGCGCAGCGTTTCAATGTCTCCACCAAGACGATCTCTCGCTGGAAACTTCGCGGTCTGGCCGGGGCATGGTATGCGTCGGCCGACGAGAAGCCGCGCCTGGCGTTTACCGGCCGCATGGTGCAGCAGTTCGTCGCCCGTCACCTGGATTTCGTTCGCCGCGGTTCGGCGTTCGCGGTCATGGGGGATGAGGAGCGGCGGCGGATCATCGAGCGGGCCCGCGTGCTGATAGCTTCCAACCGACCCTCGCTCCATGCGCTCACCCTGCACCTCGCCAAGGAAACAGGCCGCGCGGCGGAGACGGTTCGCCTGACGATCCGGCGTTTTGATCGCGACCATCCGGACCAGGCCCTGTTTGATTGCAGCGAGCAGCCCCGCGCCGTGGACGAGGCGGCATTGGTCCGTGCGGCGTTCGTGGCGGGGGCGTCCATTCCGACGCTGGCCGCGCGGTTCGCCAAGCGCGAGAGCGAGATTCGCCGGTTGCTGGATCGGGCCCGCGCGGCCGAATTAGCCGCCACGCCGATCGCATACGTCCATAACGAGACCTTTGATGCGCGGCACGCTGAGAAACAAATCCTGAACGGCCCCGCCCCGCTGGCGGCGGACGGCCGGTCGGCGACCGACGCGATGCTGGCGCGGACGCCCGGCGAGATGCCCGTCTATCTCCAGGAGCTGTACCGGACGCCGCTCTTATCGCGAGAGGAGGAAGTCGATCTGTTCCGACGGATGAACTTCCTGCTCCATCAGGCGGAGTTGCTCCGCCGCAAGATCGCCGCCGCGCCCGAGGCAGCATCGGCCACCGACATTCATGCCGTCGAAGTGAAGCTCGAAGCGGCGAACGGCCTCAAGGGCCGTATCGTGCAGGCCAATCTGCGACTGGTCGTCAGCATTGCCAAGCGCCACGTCTTCGGCCATCCGGCGATCAACCTGTTTGAACTGATCAGCGATGGCAATCTCTCGCTGTTCCGCGCCGTGGAGAAGTTCGACTACGCCCGGGGCTTCCGCTTCAGCACCTATGCGACGTGGGCCATCACCCGCGGCTTTGCGCGAAGCGTGCCCGACGAGATTTCGCATGCCGATCGCTTCCAGACGGGTTGCGAGGAAGTATTGGCGACGACGGGCGAGTGCGATGAAGAGGCGGCGCCTGCGGTGGAGTGTCTCAGACTCGCCCTGGCGGACGGCTTCAAGACGCTCGAACCTCGGGAGCGCGTCATTCTCCAGCGACACTTTGGTTTGGAAGGCCCGCCTGACGGCCAAACGCTGGATGAGATCGGCCAGGAACTGGGTCTGAGCAAGGAGCGCGTCCGACAGCTCGAGGTACGCGCCCTGGCCAAACTGAGAGGCGCCATGGGCCCGCGCGCAGTCGAACTTCTGGCCGGTTGA
- a CDS encoding DUF1028 domain-containing protein, with product MHISNTACPLRGQTVPPQNPYLQRRHRTKVVVLSGLAACTLLQAAAQPLVAAPPPLPRRPVSTYSIVARDPATGEMGVAVQSHWFSVGSVVPWAEAGVGAVATQSMVDPAYGPLGLEMMRLGRSAPDTLTALVAGDEGREVRQVAMVDANGKVTVHTGKRCIQPAGHVLGKDEQFSVQANLMANERIWPAMAKAYREAKGDLVERMLVALEAAEAEGGDIRGRQSAALVVVAAKSTGKPWADRRFDLRVEDHPQPLVELRRLVKLQRAYLHMNAGDLAIEKNDFAQAAKEYTAAQTDAPHIIEIPFWRAVSLANSGHVDEALPLFKEVFAKEPVWADLIPRLVESQLLKVEPGVMAKIEAQRR from the coding sequence GTGCACATCTCCAACACGGCCTGCCCGCTTCGCGGTCAGACCGTGCCACCCCAGAACCCCTACCTTCAACGGAGACATCGCACAAAGGTCGTAGTCCTTTCCGGTCTGGCCGCCTGCACCCTGTTGCAGGCCGCGGCCCAGCCCCTCGTCGCCGCCCCGCCGCCCCTGCCCCGGCGACCGGTCAGCACCTACTCGATCGTAGCCCGCGACCCGGCGACCGGCGAGATGGGCGTGGCCGTCCAGTCGCACTGGTTCAGCGTCGGCAGCGTCGTGCCCTGGGCCGAGGCAGGCGTCGGGGCGGTCGCCACGCAATCGATGGTCGATCCGGCGTACGGGCCGCTGGGCCTGGAGATGATGCGCCTCGGCCGCAGCGCACCGGATACGCTGACCGCGCTCGTCGCGGGCGATGAGGGTCGCGAAGTCCGCCAGGTCGCGATGGTCGACGCAAACGGCAAAGTCACCGTCCACACCGGTAAGCGCTGCATCCAGCCCGCCGGTCACGTGCTGGGCAAGGACGAGCAGTTTTCCGTGCAGGCCAACCTGATGGCCAACGAGCGCATCTGGCCCGCGATGGCCAAAGCCTACCGCGAGGCCAAAGGCGATCTGGTGGAACGTATGCTCGTCGCGCTCGAGGCCGCCGAGGCGGAGGGCGGCGACATCCGCGGCCGCCAATCGGCGGCGCTTGTCGTCGTCGCGGCGAAATCCACGGGCAAGCCCTGGGCCGACCGCCGCTTCGACCTTCGCGTGGAGGATCACCCCCAGCCGCTCGTCGAGCTGCGCCGCCTCGTCAAGCTGCAACGGGCCTACCTGCACATGAACGCCGGCGACCTTGCCATTGAGAAAAACGACTTCGCCCAAGCCGCGAAGGAATACACCGCGGCGCAGACCGACGCCCCGCACATCATCGAGATCCCCTTCTGGCGCGCCGTCTCCCTCGCCAACTCCGGCCACGTCGACGAAGCACTGCCCCTCTTCAAGGAAGTCTTCGCCAAAGAGCCGGTCTGGGCCGACCTGATTCCCCGCCTCGTCGAGTCGCAACTGCTCAAGGTCGAGCCGGGCGTTATGGCGAAGATCGAGGCTCAGCGTCGGTAG
- a CDS encoding acetolactate synthase: MPTSPFDTAEGFSSPVVRQISVFLEDRVGALMRLFRAFEGTTVSVVGMSVVHAVDCAVVRLICDPTDSAIDVLKHRGFPISTSELLVVEVPHGHGLMSICSALLAGEVNIDYAYPLLVRPTGNAALAIHTDSVETAANVLKNRKFQVMSEDELGHGPVR, translated from the coding sequence ATGCCTACCAGCCCATTTGATACCGCCGAAGGATTCAGCTCGCCCGTCGTCCGGCAGATCTCCGTCTTCCTTGAGGACCGCGTCGGGGCGCTGATGCGCCTGTTCCGCGCCTTTGAGGGCACGACCGTCAGCGTGGTGGGCATGTCTGTCGTCCACGCGGTGGACTGTGCCGTCGTCCGCCTGATCTGCGACCCGACCGACAGCGCGATCGACGTCCTCAAGCATCGCGGCTTTCCCATTAGCACCAGCGAGTTATTGGTCGTCGAGGTCCCCCACGGTCACGGCCTGATGTCCATCTGCTCGGCCCTTTTGGCCGGTGAGGTGAACATCGACTACGCCTATCCGCTCCTGGTCCGCCCGACCGGCAACGCGGCGCTGGCGATCCACACCGACAGCGTCGAGACCGCCGCCAACGTGCTGAAGAACCGCAAGTTCCAGGTGATGTCGGAAGACGAGCTGGGCCACGGGCCGGTACGGTAG
- the trpB gene encoding tryptophan synthase subunit beta, translating into MSDTTSQLSALPDAGGRFGPYGGQFVPETLMAALRQLDDAYKAAKLDAGYWGELERYLADYVGRPSPLYHAARLTNELRGAAIYLKREDLNHTGAHKINNTLGQALLARRMGKRRLIAETGAGQHGVATATAAAVLGFDCVVYMGAEDVRRQALNVYRMKLLGAKVVSVEAGQRTLKDAINEALRDWIASVGDTHYVIGSVMGPHPFPMIVRELQSVIGRETRQQILAARGRLPDVVVACVGGGSNAAGIFYPFLDDPVRLIGVEAAGEGLDRRHSATISRGRPGVLHGMQTLVLQDDDGQTSPVHSVSAGLDYPAVGPEHANWAQTKRVEYVAATDDEALDAFERLSRTEGIIPALEPAHAIAHVVKLAPTMPRDQAIVVNLSGRGDKDCVEVARLRGTDLGH; encoded by the coding sequence ATGTCGGATACCACATCGCAACTCAGCGCCCTGCCGGACGCCGGCGGTCGATTCGGCCCCTATGGGGGGCAGTTCGTGCCGGAGACGCTCATGGCGGCGCTGCGGCAACTTGACGACGCGTACAAAGCGGCAAAGCTCGACGCGGGGTATTGGGGCGAGCTGGAGCGCTATCTCGCGGACTATGTCGGTCGCCCTAGCCCCTTGTATCACGCGGCGCGGCTCACGAACGAACTCCGCGGCGCGGCGATCTACCTCAAGCGCGAAGACCTGAACCACACCGGCGCGCACAAGATTAACAACACGCTGGGCCAGGCGCTGCTCGCCCGGCGGATGGGCAAGCGCCGCCTCATCGCCGAGACCGGCGCGGGGCAGCATGGCGTGGCGACGGCGACGGCGGCGGCGGTGCTGGGCTTCGACTGCGTCGTCTATATGGGGGCCGAGGATGTTCGGAGGCAGGCCCTCAACGTCTACCGGATGAAGCTGCTCGGGGCGAAAGTCGTATCCGTCGAGGCCGGCCAGCGGACGCTCAAGGACGCGATCAACGAGGCCCTGCGGGACTGGATCGCCAGCGTGGGCGATACGCACTACGTCATCGGCTCGGTCATGGGCCCGCACCCGTTTCCGATGATCGTCCGCGAGTTGCAGTCGGTCATCGGCCGCGAGACGCGGCAGCAAATCCTGGCGGCGCGTGGCCGTCTGCCGGATGTCGTGGTGGCGTGCGTCGGGGGCGGGAGCAATGCGGCGGGTATTTTTTATCCGTTTCTCGACGATCCGGTTCGATTGATCGGCGTGGAAGCGGCGGGGGAGGGGCTGGACCGGCGGCACAGTGCGACGATCTCCCGCGGACGGCCGGGTGTTCTGCACGGCATGCAGACGCTCGTGCTTCAGGACGACGACGGCCAGACCTCGCCGGTGCATTCGGTGTCGGCCGGTTTGGATTATCCCGCGGTCGGCCCTGAGCACGCGAATTGGGCGCAGACGAAGCGCGTCGAGTACGTGGCCGCGACGGACGACGAAGCGCTGGACGCCTTCGAGCGTTTGAGCCGGACGGAGGGGATCATCCCGGCGCTGGAGCCGGCGCACGCCATCGCGCACGTGGTGAAACTTGCGCCGACGATGCCGCGCGATCAGGCGATCGTCGTCAATCTCTCCGGCCGCGGCGATAAGGACTGTGTCGAAGTGGCGCGATTGCGAGGGACGGACCTTGGGCATTGA
- the trpA gene encoding tryptophan synthase subunit alpha, giving the protein MGIDPSTNRIDTAFANRPPGLWPFIAAGYPNLEITAALLQRLNTLPIRGVELGIPFSDPIADGPVIQQAFTRALASGIKVQDVFEMVASVRAQIAYPLLAMVSASIVYRRGVEVFAAEAHMAGFDGLIVPDISLEEAPALALAAAKENLRLSMLVAPTTPPERRRRIAQAATGFLYYVSVQGTTGERAALPAALADEVRSLKAESSLPVLVGFGISRPDHVREVCRFADGAIVGSAIVHRMATSAQPIGRTADLIDDVARFVGDLAGE; this is encoded by the coding sequence TTGGGCATTGATCCGTCGACCAACCGCATCGATACCGCATTCGCGAACCGGCCACCGGGATTGTGGCCGTTCATAGCGGCGGGCTATCCAAACCTTGAGATTACGGCGGCGCTCCTCCAGCGACTGAACACCTTGCCGATTCGCGGCGTCGAACTGGGCATCCCCTTTTCCGATCCCATCGCCGATGGACCGGTCATTCAACAGGCCTTCACCCGGGCGCTGGCGAGCGGGATCAAGGTTCAAGACGTATTCGAGATGGTCGCCTCGGTGCGCGCCCAAATCGCCTATCCGCTTCTGGCGATGGTGTCCGCATCGATCGTGTACCGGCGGGGGGTGGAGGTGTTCGCGGCGGAGGCGCACATGGCCGGCTTCGATGGGCTCATCGTCCCGGACATCTCGCTGGAAGAAGCGCCGGCGTTGGCGTTGGCGGCGGCCAAAGAAAACCTGCGGCTGTCGATGCTCGTCGCGCCGACCACTCCGCCCGAGCGGCGACGCCGGATCGCGCAAGCCGCGACCGGATTCCTGTATTACGTTTCAGTGCAGGGCACGACGGGCGAAAGGGCGGCCCTGCCCGCCGCGCTGGCCGACGAAGTTCGTTCATTGAAAGCAGAATCGTCGTTGCCGGTGCTGGTGGGCTTCGGCATCAGCCGTCCCGACCACGTCCGCGAGGTCTGCCGCTTCGCCGACGGGGCGATTGTCGGCAGTGCGATTGTCCATCGGATGGCAACGAGTGCCCAACCCATCGGCCGCACAGCCGACCTCATAGACGATGTCGCGCGGTTCGTCGGCGATCTTGCCGGCGAGTAG
- a CDS encoding S8 family serine peptidase: protein MQTSKRRGISLMISALVLAQAVSTTHLLAQVQWRSAPAVPALQRAIRPVAEEVQSIVADAASRRLVLQFAQPVDDAIRQQLIEAGVRLLSPVGNNAYFASAQAGPRLAKLADIIALQSAQPIERSMKQHPAIIAGEWPDYAVASPADADGARKPEDIVAIYAVFHPDVTMNDAVAFAGQQGAVVKAELFTINALVLELPLAQVDALADLDAVQWVEPPLPLLSPVNDSNRALTQANTVQGVPYSLTGAGINVLVYDAGTARASHQDFGGRLTVRDASGMIDHATHVSGTVGGSGSASGGIRRGMAPGVTIQSYGFQYDGSGTFLYTNPGDLQSDYNQAINTFGVDIANNSIGTNTETNGFPCSIQGDYGVTDQLIDSIARGSLGAPFRIIWANGNERQGNRCDVEGFGDYYSTAPPATAKNHIAVGAVNSNNDSMTSFSSWGPTDDGRLKPDISGPGCQSDSDGGVTSCTAASDTAYGSFCGTSMAAPTVTGLCSLLLQDYRAQFPATPDPRNSTLKILLAHNAVDLGNIGPDYQFGYGSVRIQNTIDFMRTGNFFENSVGQGGVVNTSVTVAPFELQLKITLAWDDAPGTPNVNPALVNNLDLIVTSPSAVRAYPWTLNAVSPSSAALRTQANNVDNIEQVLVDLPEAGVWQIQVVGTNVPQGPQPFSICASPNIAVPAAINIGLPNGTPSLIAPNTPTVIDVQITTTNDTLVGGSEMFFYRFDGGSFISAPLTPTGGSNYTATLPGTTCSGAPEFYFRAQGTSSGTVTNPPTAPASVYTATIGEITVVVADDMETDQGWTVGDTGDNATTGIWTRVNPNGTAAQPEDDHTATPGVTCWVTGQGAVGGGLGDNDVDGGKTTLVTPTIDLSSGDATISYWRWYSNNTGAEPNADTFRVDISNANGGAGTWVNVETVGPAGVEAGGGWFFHEFTVSSIVAPTAQIKLRFIAEDAALGSLIEAAVDDFRVERFDCAGCPTITVDPTSCPDAVAGQPYTQLLSGSGGTGPYSFTVLHGSLPPGLSLVGDTLSGSAIGPIGSYAFTILATDANNCTGERSYSIAVTCPTIALAPTTLSATFVNRDYTKTITASGGIAPYSYGLSGGSLPPGLTLSPGGVISGTTTQAGTFNFIVTATESNGCAGNRAYSIVVRVKAVEPF from the coding sequence ATGCAGACATCGAAGCGACGCGGTATCAGTTTGATGATTTCGGCCCTGGTCCTCGCGCAGGCCGTGAGTACGACACACCTCCTCGCGCAGGTGCAGTGGCGCTCCGCGCCAGCCGTCCCGGCCCTGCAACGGGCAATCCGACCGGTCGCCGAAGAGGTTCAGTCGATCGTCGCGGACGCGGCGTCCCGCCGATTGGTCTTGCAGTTCGCGCAGCCGGTCGACGACGCGATTCGTCAGCAACTGATCGAGGCCGGAGTGCGGCTTCTGTCGCCGGTGGGAAACAACGCCTACTTCGCCTCGGCCCAGGCCGGGCCTCGTCTGGCTAAACTGGCGGACATCATCGCTCTGCAAAGCGCTCAACCCATTGAGCGATCCATGAAGCAGCACCCTGCCATCATCGCGGGCGAATGGCCGGACTACGCGGTCGCTTCACCGGCCGACGCCGATGGCGCCCGCAAGCCCGAAGACATCGTCGCGATCTATGCCGTGTTTCATCCCGACGTAACCATGAACGACGCGGTCGCCTTCGCGGGTCAGCAAGGGGCGGTGGTCAAAGCCGAATTGTTCACCATCAACGCCCTCGTTTTGGAGTTGCCGCTTGCCCAAGTCGACGCCCTGGCCGATCTCGATGCCGTGCAATGGGTCGAACCGCCCCTTCCGCTTTTGAGCCCGGTCAATGATAGCAATCGGGCCCTGACGCAGGCCAATACGGTTCAGGGCGTGCCGTACAGCCTGACCGGAGCCGGCATCAACGTGCTGGTGTACGACGCCGGCACGGCGCGGGCGTCACACCAGGATTTTGGCGGGCGACTAACGGTCCGCGACGCGTCCGGAATGATTGATCACGCCACGCACGTGAGCGGTACGGTCGGGGGAAGCGGCTCGGCCTCCGGTGGAATTCGCAGGGGCATGGCGCCGGGCGTGACGATCCAATCGTACGGATTCCAATACGACGGCTCCGGGACGTTCCTTTATACCAATCCCGGTGACCTGCAAAGCGACTACAACCAGGCGATCAACACGTTTGGCGTCGACATCGCCAACAACTCCATCGGCACCAATACCGAGACCAACGGGTTCCCCTGCAGCATTCAGGGCGACTACGGCGTCACCGACCAGTTGATCGACTCCATTGCCCGCGGTTCGCTGGGCGCGCCCTTCCGCATCATCTGGGCCAACGGCAACGAGCGCCAGGGCAATCGCTGTGATGTCGAGGGATTCGGGGATTACTACAGCACCGCCCCGCCCGCCACCGCCAAGAACCACATCGCCGTCGGCGCCGTCAATTCCAACAACGATTCGATGACCAGCTTCAGCAGTTGGGGGCCGACGGATGACGGCCGCCTCAAGCCCGACATCTCCGGACCGGGGTGCCAGTCCGACAGCGATGGTGGCGTGACCTCCTGTACGGCCGCCAGCGACACGGCCTACGGTTCGTTCTGCGGGACGTCGATGGCCGCGCCGACGGTGACAGGGCTTTGCTCGCTTCTCCTTCAGGACTATCGCGCGCAATTCCCCGCGACGCCCGACCCGCGGAACTCGACGCTGAAGATCCTGCTCGCGCATAACGCGGTCGACCTGGGCAACATCGGCCCCGATTACCAATTCGGATACGGCTCCGTTCGCATTCAGAACACGATCGATTTCATGCGCACCGGCAATTTTTTTGAGAACTCGGTCGGCCAGGGCGGCGTCGTCAACACGAGCGTCACCGTCGCGCCATTTGAGTTGCAGCTCAAGATCACGCTGGCGTGGGATGACGCGCCGGGGACCCCGAATGTCAACCCCGCGCTGGTCAATAATCTCGACCTGATCGTGACGAGCCCGTCGGCCGTCCGGGCGTATCCGTGGACGCTGAACGCAGTAAGTCCGAGCAGCGCGGCGCTCCGTACGCAGGCGAACAACGTCGACAACATTGAACAAGTGCTGGTCGATCTCCCGGAAGCGGGGGTCTGGCAGATCCAGGTGGTCGGGACCAACGTCCCGCAGGGGCCGCAGCCCTTTTCTATCTGTGCCTCGCCGAACATCGCCGTCCCCGCCGCGATTAATATCGGGTTGCCGAATGGCACACCCTCCCTCATCGCTCCGAACACGCCGACCGTCATCGACGTGCAGATCACCACGACCAACGACACGCTCGTCGGCGGCTCCGAGATGTTCTTCTATCGCTTCGACGGCGGCAGCTTTATCAGCGCGCCGCTGACGCCGACAGGTGGCAGTAACTACACAGCCACGTTGCCCGGCACGACGTGCTCCGGTGCGCCGGAGTTCTACTTCCGGGCGCAGGGGACGAGTAGTGGAACCGTCACGAATCCGCCCACCGCCCCCGCGAGCGTCTATACCGCCACCATCGGCGAAATCACGGTGGTTGTCGCCGATGACATGGAGACGGATCAAGGATGGACGGTCGGGGATACCGGTGATAACGCCACAACCGGCATCTGGACGCGCGTCAACCCGAACGGCACTGCCGCTCAGCCCGAGGACGATCACACCGCCACGCCGGGTGTAACCTGCTGGGTGACCGGTCAGGGCGCCGTCGGCGGCGGCTTGGGCGACAACGACGTGGACGGCGGGAAGACGACGCTGGTGACGCCCACCATCGACCTCTCCTCCGGCGATGCGACGATCAGCTACTGGCGCTGGTATTCCAACAATACCGGCGCGGAACCCAACGCGGACACCTTCCGCGTCGATATCTCCAATGCCAACGGCGGCGCGGGCACCTGGGTGAATGTGGAGACCGTCGGGCCCGCGGGCGTCGAGGCCGGCGGCGGCTGGTTCTTCCATGAATTCACGGTCAGTTCCATCGTCGCGCCGACGGCCCAGATCAAGCTTCGCTTCATCGCCGAGGATGCGGCCTTGGGCTCGCTGATTGAGGCGGCGGTCGACGATTTCCGCGTCGAACGGTTCGATTGTGCGGGCTGCCCGACGATCACCGTCGATCCGACGTCCTGCCCCGACGCCGTGGCCGGGCAACCTTACACCCAGTTGTTGTCCGGTTCCGGGGGAACTGGCCCCTATTCATTTACTGTCCTTCACGGAAGTCTCCCGCCGGGGTTGAGTCTGGTGGGTGATACGCTTTCGGGGTCAGCCATAGGCCCCATCGGCTCGTACGCCTTCACCATCCTGGCGACGGATGCCAACAATTGCACCGGCGAGCGATCCTATTCCATCGCCGTAACGTGTCCGACAATCGCGCTCGCGCCGACCACGCTTTCCGCGACCTTCGTCAATCGAGACTACACCAAGACCATTACGGCGAGTGGAGGAATCGCTCCGTACAGCTACGGCCTGTCCGGCGGATCCTTGCCGCCCGGACTGACCTTATCTCCCGGCGGCGTGATCTCCGGCACGACGACACAGGCCGGGACATTCAACTTCATAGTGACGGCGACGGAATCGAACGGTTGCGCGGGCAATCGAGCCTATTCGATTGTCGTGCGTGTCAAGGCGGTCGAACCGTTTTGA